The proteins below are encoded in one region of Methanosarcina barkeri 3:
- a CDS encoding TraB/GumN family protein — protein MIKPEITDSQDRDPDYNFHISSQESIYSMDKLVTESEETLTSVGKSKISGSSVNMPQEEKNSVPASKIEPNELETKLDISSELITEPIPDSASEVSVPSPSQFSDAHQAECQPSKVVLIGTAHVSEKSVAEVKAAIRDLKPDIVAVELCRGRYDSLKGNVQEKQVPIKDILTEGKVYYYIIHWLLAYVQKKIGDDMGVKPGAEMLAAIEEAESIGANIALIDRDIQVTLQRFWGKMKFPEKIKMIGSLLGGLIGIGKGTEIDIDEITKTDVVTGLVNELRDFAPTAAEVLIDERDAYLAGSILKVAAGGNKTIVVVIGAGHKPGVTKYLKNPKSVPSLHSLMQVPKKRISLGKIVGFAFVAVIIGFFLLLLLSGVPLKLLLIAFGWWFIITGTLSAAGTLLAGGHPYSVLTAFSVAWLTTLHPLIAAGWFAGLVEAKQRNPTTADLKALGEIETFKEMFNNRFMRVLLVASFANIGSMTGTFVAAYVMMHVTGIDPRDVLLSGFNAIGL, from the coding sequence ATGATCAAACCTGAAATTACAGATTCTCAGGACAGGGACCCTGACTACAATTTTCATATTTCATCTCAGGAGTCAATATATTCTATGGACAAACTTGTGACCGAATCCGAAGAAACCTTAACTTCTGTCGGAAAGTCTAAAATTTCTGGTTCTTCAGTTAATATGCCGCAAGAAGAAAAAAATTCTGTGCCAGCATCTAAAATAGAACCTAACGAGCTTGAAACAAAGCTTGACATAAGTTCCGAACTTATTACAGAACCTATTCCTGATTCAGCTTCCGAAGTTTCAGTTCCTTCACCTTCCCAATTCTCGGATGCACATCAGGCTGAATGCCAGCCATCAAAAGTTGTGCTTATAGGAACTGCTCACGTCTCGGAAAAGAGTGTTGCCGAGGTTAAGGCTGCTATAAGAGATCTGAAACCGGATATTGTAGCTGTCGAGCTTTGCAGGGGACGTTATGATTCTCTGAAGGGTAATGTGCAGGAAAAACAGGTGCCTATTAAGGATATTCTTACTGAAGGCAAGGTTTACTATTACATAATTCACTGGCTGCTTGCCTATGTACAGAAAAAGATCGGTGACGACATGGGTGTAAAACCCGGAGCCGAGATGCTTGCCGCAATTGAAGAAGCTGAATCTATAGGGGCTAATATTGCTTTAATTGACAGGGATATCCAGGTGACCCTTCAGCGTTTCTGGGGAAAAATGAAGTTCCCGGAAAAAATCAAGATGATCGGCTCTCTGTTAGGTGGCCTAATAGGAATAGGAAAAGGAACCGAAATAGATATAGATGAAATTACAAAAACAGACGTTGTAACTGGCCTCGTAAACGAACTTAGAGATTTTGCCCCGACTGCGGCTGAAGTTCTCATTGATGAAAGGGATGCATATCTTGCAGGAAGCATTCTTAAGGTTGCGGCAGGTGGGAATAAAACAATCGTCGTGGTAATTGGAGCCGGGCATAAGCCAGGAGTGACTAAGTATCTGAAAAACCCGAAAAGCGTTCCTTCCCTGCATAGTCTTATGCAGGTTCCAAAGAAACGCATAAGTCTTGGAAAGATTGTTGGCTTTGCTTTTGTTGCCGTTATAATTGGATTCTTTTTGCTATTACTGCTTTCTGGCGTTCCTCTGAAACTTCTGTTAATAGCCTTCGGGTGGTGGTTTATTATTACAGGAACCCTAAGTGCAGCCGGTACTTTACTTGCAGGCGGCCACCCTTACTCGGTTCTGACTGCCTTTTCGGTTGCCTGGCTAACTACTCTGCACCCTCTTATTGCCGCAGGCTGGTTTGCTGGTCTTGTAGAAGCAAAACAGCGAAACCCTACTACCGCAGACTTAAAAGCACTGGGAGAAATAGAAACCTTCAAGGAGATGTTCAACAACAGGTTCATGCGAGTCCTCCTTGTCGCAAGCTTTGCAAACATAGGAAGTATGACAGGAACCTTCGTTGCAGCTTATGTCATGATGCATGTAACTGGCATTGACCCGAGAGATGTTCTACTTTCTGGGTTCAACGCAATTGGACTCTAA
- a CDS encoding chemotaxis protein CheA: protein MDMSKYMDIFRAESEKYIKELSDSLLVLEIDPENTEQMNTLFRAAHTFKGMAATMGFKQIVELTHEMESLIDRLRTRQIVLNSSLIDVLLICVDTLDELVENVCKSEGDKPGKEKKERANKYEFYPEVYEVIKTLVELNGSPEKAFIERIEDNKLLSAKKKSIKEIDRLQKEEKNLAYPRLSPKVKIIQNSRISTEQLDKLMNLVGELVINRSRVNELTCNLKSKELETALSDFHKLTRELQDEVIEARMVPLDHIAYVYPRMIRDLARVQNKKIDFVIKGKEIKLDRTILEEIGDSLVHLLRNAVDHGIEVPEKRAELGKKENGTILVAASRQENFVFIRIEDDGRGIDTNEIRKVALNKGIISRESTEQLEEEEVMQLIFTPGLSTSDSVTDVSGRGIGMDVVKNRVEHLGGSVKVESKPGLGSRFELKLPLTIAVYQAMLVRVRTEKYAIPFTNIVKNIEVSSQETKHIKGQEVILIDNKILPLFRLRKQFQLPDNDNENNIYIVIVEKSGQYIGIVADELLGKQEVIVKSFKSKLLDSTRGFAGATILGDGNVILIIDVNSLI from the coding sequence ATGGATATGTCAAAGTATATGGACATTTTCAGGGCAGAGTCTGAAAAATACATCAAAGAGTTGAGTGACTCCCTGCTAGTGCTTGAGATTGATCCTGAAAATACGGAACAGATGAATACATTATTTCGTGCAGCTCACACATTTAAAGGCATGGCTGCAACTATGGGGTTCAAGCAAATTGTAGAGTTAACGCATGAAATGGAAAGTTTGATAGACAGGCTACGCACACGGCAAATTGTACTTAATTCTTCTTTGATTGATGTTCTCTTGATATGTGTGGATACCCTTGATGAGCTTGTAGAAAATGTCTGTAAAAGTGAAGGAGATAAGCCTGGAAAAGAAAAAAAAGAGAGGGCTAATAAATACGAGTTCTATCCTGAGGTTTACGAAGTGATAAAAACATTAGTGGAGTTAAATGGTTCTCCTGAAAAAGCCTTCATTGAAAGAATAGAAGATAATAAGCTCCTTTCTGCGAAGAAAAAATCAATAAAAGAGATTGATCGACTACAGAAGGAAGAAAAAAACCTAGCTTATCCAAGATTGAGTCCTAAAGTAAAAATTATTCAAAATTCAAGAATAAGTACTGAACAGCTCGACAAATTGATGAACCTTGTGGGTGAGCTCGTAATTAACCGGAGTAGAGTAAACGAACTTACATGCAATCTGAAATCAAAGGAGCTTGAAACTGCACTTTCGGATTTTCATAAACTAACAAGAGAACTGCAAGATGAAGTGATCGAGGCAAGAATGGTGCCCCTGGACCATATTGCCTATGTTTATCCCAGAATGATAAGAGATCTCGCACGTGTACAAAACAAAAAAATCGATTTTGTAATCAAAGGGAAAGAAATTAAGCTCGATCGAACTATTCTCGAAGAAATCGGGGATTCCCTGGTTCACCTGTTAAGAAATGCAGTAGATCACGGAATAGAAGTTCCGGAGAAGCGTGCGGAGCTTGGGAAAAAAGAGAATGGCACTATACTGGTTGCAGCTTCAAGACAGGAAAACTTTGTCTTTATTAGAATAGAAGATGACGGACGTGGAATAGATACCAATGAAATCAGGAAAGTTGCATTAAATAAAGGAATTATCTCAAGAGAAAGTACGGAACAGCTTGAGGAAGAAGAAGTAATGCAACTGATCTTTACTCCAGGTCTCAGTACCTCTGACAGTGTTACCGATGTCTCCGGAAGGGGAATAGGAATGGATGTTGTAAAAAATAGAGTTGAGCACCTCGGAGGGTCCGTAAAAGTTGAGTCAAAGCCTGGACTTGGTTCCAGGTTCGAACTGAAACTGCCTTTAACCATTGCAGTTTATCAGGCCATGCTGGTAAGAGTTAGAACGGAAAAGTACGCAATTCCTTTCACAAACATAGTGAAAAACATTGAAGTTAGTTCTCAGGAAACCAAACATATCAAAGGACAGGAAGTCATTTTAATAGACAATAAAATTCTTCCACTTTTTAGATTGAGAAAGCAGTTTCAGCTACCTGATAATGACAATGAGAACAATATTTACATAGTTATCGTTGAAAAAAGTGGGCAATATATTGGGATAGTCGCCGACGAGCTTCTTGGAAAACAGGAAGTAATAGTAAAAAGTTTCAAAAGCAAGCTTCTTGATAGTACCAGAGGGTTTGCAGGAGCGACAATTCTGGGTGATGGAAATGTTATTTTAATTATCGATGTTAACTCCCTGATTTGA
- the fhcD gene encoding formylmethanofuran--tetrahydromethanopterin N-formyltransferase: MEINGVEIEDTYAEAFPIKIARVLITAATKRWALVAATEATGFATSVIMCPAEAGIERLASPSETPDGRPGVYVQICTFKYEALEEQLLERIGQCVLTAPTTAVFNGLPEAEKQFNVGFKLKFFADGMESETQISGRKVFKVPIMEGDFLAEENIGAVAGIAGGNFFIFGDSQMTALTAAEAAVDAIAELEGTITPFPGGIVASGSKSGANKYKFLKATANEKFCPSIKDKVENTEIPADVNAVYEIVINGLDEESIKAAMKAGIKAAVTVPGVKKISAGNYGGKLGKYQFKLHELF, encoded by the coding sequence ATGGAAATCAACGGAGTAGAAATCGAAGATACATATGCAGAAGCGTTTCCGATCAAGATTGCACGGGTACTCATAACAGCTGCTACCAAGCGCTGGGCCCTTGTGGCAGCTACTGAAGCTACAGGTTTTGCAACATCCGTTATAATGTGTCCTGCAGAAGCCGGAATTGAGAGGTTAGCAAGCCCCAGCGAGACCCCTGATGGCAGGCCTGGAGTTTATGTTCAGATCTGCACTTTCAAATACGAAGCTCTTGAAGAACAGCTTCTTGAAAGGATTGGACAATGTGTACTTACAGCCCCTACAACTGCAGTCTTCAATGGGCTTCCCGAAGCTGAAAAACAGTTTAATGTGGGCTTTAAACTCAAATTCTTCGCAGATGGAATGGAATCCGAAACCCAGATTTCAGGCCGCAAAGTATTTAAGGTACCAATTATGGAAGGAGACTTCCTGGCCGAAGAAAATATAGGAGCTGTAGCTGGAATTGCAGGCGGAAATTTCTTCATTTTCGGAGACTCTCAAATGACCGCCTTGACCGCAGCCGAAGCTGCTGTTGATGCAATTGCAGAGCTCGAAGGTACAATTACCCCCTTCCCAGGCGGTATTGTAGCCAGTGGATCTAAATCCGGAGCAAATAAGTACAAGTTCTTGAAAGCTACCGCAAATGAAAAATTCTGCCCTTCCATAAAGGATAAGGTTGAAAACACTGAAATCCCTGCAGATGTCAATGCTGTTTATGAAATTGTCATCAATGGGCTTGATGAAGAAAGCATAAAAGCTGCCATGAAAGCAGGAATTAAAGCTGCTGTAACTGTTCCGGGCGTTAAAAAGATCTCAGCAGGAAACTACGGCGGAAAACTGGGTAAATATCAGTTTAAACTGCATGAGCTCTTCTAA
- a CDS encoding chemotaxis protein CheD, producing the protein MTDSGIIVVGIGAYALSKSPVKIKTSGLGSCVSITLHDRREKVGGLVHTMLPSISHSRIKDNPLKYTDFGIEYLTAEILKKGSSRKRLEAKIVGGAHMFENRNLKIGERNVKWAKTTLEKFEIPIIAEDTGKNYGRTVTFDTSTGDLLIRTILRGDKII; encoded by the coding sequence ATGACCGACTCAGGCATAATTGTAGTGGGAATAGGAGCCTATGCATTATCTAAGAGTCCAGTTAAAATTAAAACTTCTGGGTTGGGTTCATGTGTCAGTATAACACTACACGATAGGCGGGAGAAAGTAGGTGGGCTTGTCCATACAATGCTTCCGAGTATAAGTCATTCAAGGATAAAAGATAACCCTTTAAAATATACGGACTTCGGTATAGAATATCTTACAGCTGAGATACTAAAAAAAGGCTCATCCAGAAAAAGGCTCGAAGCAAAAATTGTCGGGGGAGCACATATGTTTGAAAATCGAAATCTGAAAATAGGTGAAAGAAATGTAAAGTGGGCCAAAACCACCCTGGAAAAGTTCGAAATACCAATTATAGCTGAGGACACCGGCAAAAATTATGGACGTACAGTAACCTTTGATACTTCTACTGGCGATCTCCTCATAAGGACTATTTTGAGAGGAGATAAGATAATCTAA
- a CDS encoding protein-glutamate O-methyltransferase CheR has protein sequence MSKSGKDPGFELLKRTINRNIGFNCEHYKEAHFRRRLNLRVRATNSESYGAYLKLLEKNPQEYESLFDALTINVSEFFRNPETFRIIEKEIVPSLIKNRSGLFIRSIRIWSAGCAAGEEAYSLAILLHRTLKNDFNKYRIRIICTDIDTQCLEKAKKGVYNENSLKNLDQGIRERYFLKQGDMYQIIDEFKSITQFKCHDLISDPKIDHFDLIVCRNVMIYFKKEIQEQLQLNFYKALGKGGFFIIGKSETLLGDASSLFRPYNTRERLYIKEI, from the coding sequence ATGTCAAAATCTGGAAAAGATCCGGGCTTTGAACTTTTAAAGAGAACTATTAATAGAAACATTGGCTTTAACTGTGAACATTATAAGGAAGCTCATTTCAGGCGTAGACTTAATTTGCGTGTCCGAGCCACCAATTCAGAAAGTTATGGAGCGTATCTGAAACTTTTGGAAAAAAACCCTCAAGAATACGAGTCCCTTTTTGACGCTCTTACTATAAACGTCAGTGAGTTTTTCCGAAATCCAGAAACCTTTAGAATAATAGAAAAAGAGATCGTTCCTTCTCTTATTAAAAACAGATCAGGACTATTCATTCGATCAATTCGCATCTGGAGTGCTGGTTGTGCGGCAGGAGAAGAGGCTTATTCTCTTGCTATTCTGCTGCACAGGACCCTGAAAAACGATTTTAATAAGTATAGAATAAGAATTATATGTACGGATATTGATACTCAATGTCTGGAAAAAGCCAAAAAAGGTGTTTATAATGAGAATTCGCTTAAAAATCTTGATCAAGGCATAAGAGAACGTTATTTTTTAAAGCAGGGAGATATGTACCAGATAATAGATGAATTTAAGAGTATAACACAATTTAAATGTCACGACTTAATTTCAGACCCCAAAATCGATCATTTTGATCTTATTGTCTGCCGAAATGTAATGATATACTTTAAAAAGGAGATTCAAGAGCAATTACAGCTTAATTTCTACAAGGCTCTCGGAAAAGGAGGATTTTTTATAATAGGAAAGTCCGAAACACTGCTTGGGGATGCATCAAGTCTTTTTAGACCATACAATACAAGAGAGCGCCTGTACATAAAAGAAATCTAA
- a CDS encoding methyltransferase domain-containing protein: MDKEQFQEIYLKSDYYWGKEPNELVNKVLEFIPDSQITNRKLVDLGAGEGRDSVFFALRGFNVLAVDIAPAGLEKAVKLAKENDTIIETIGADINDIVLPKMFDVVYSIGTLQYIRPENRKRQFENIKNNTENGGINVMCTFVEHPDVEIAPDWGKNEYLYESEELQSCYYKDWELLYSNEFIFDCKSSNIPHQHAVRTIIARKPSNLGRLGK, from the coding sequence ATGGATAAAGAGCAATTTCAAGAAATTTATTTGAAATCAGATTACTATTGGGGTAAAGAACCTAATGAATTGGTAAACAAAGTTTTAGAGTTTATTCCTGATAGCCAAATAACCAATAGAAAACTGGTTGATTTAGGTGCTGGAGAAGGTCGGGACAGTGTTTTCTTTGCTCTACGAGGTTTCAATGTTTTGGCTGTTGATATTGCACCTGCAGGTTTAGAAAAAGCGGTTAAGTTAGCCAAAGAAAATGATACAATTATAGAAACTATAGGAGCAGATATAAACGATATTGTTTTACCAAAAATGTTTGATGTCGTTTATTCTATTGGAACTTTGCAATACATTAGACCAGAAAATAGAAAACGCCAGTTTGAAAACATAAAAAATAATACCGAAAATGGTGGCATCAACGTAATGTGTACATTTGTCGAACATCCTGATGTTGAGATTGCCCCTGATTGGGGTAAAAATGAATACCTTTATGAGAGTGAGGAACTTCAGAGCTGTTATTATAAAGATTGGGAACTGCTTTACTCTAATGAGTTTATATTTGATTGTAAATCAAGCAATATTCCCCACCAGCACGCAGTAAGAACCATAATAGCCAGGAAACCTAGTAATTTGGGGCGATTAGGTAAATAA